The following is a genomic window from Pan paniscus chromosome 18, NHGRI_mPanPan1-v2.0_pri, whole genome shotgun sequence.
agcctgggcaacatagtgaaatctcgactctactaaaaatacaaaaattagctgggcgtggtggtacatgcttctaatcccagctactcgggaggttgaggcaggagaatcacttgacccaggaagcagaggtttgcagtgagcaaagatggcgccactgcactccagactgggcaatggagccagactctgtctcaaaaaaaaaaaaaaaaaaaaaaattgggtgtcTTACCTGGCAAAGTGATTTCATCTCCTGCTCACTCAAGTAGAAGTAGACTGCactgcaaggagaaataaaaaatatttaagtccTCATAGTCATAAAGAAATACTGAACACATGGCAAGAgcacctcacttttttttttttttcccgagatgaagtcttgctctgtcgcccaggctggagtgcagtggcgcgatcttagctcactgcatcccccgcctcccaggttcaagcgattctcctgcctcagcctcccaagtagctgggattacaggcacgcgccaccacgcctggctaatttttgtatatttagtaaagacagggtttcaccatgttggtcaggctggtctcgaactcctgacctcgtgatctgcccaccctggcatcccaaagtgctgggattacaggcatgagccactgcacctggccaagagcgCATCACTTTGAAGGCGCATCCACTGTGGGCCTGCCCTGGGCACCTACCCTTGTGTCTGGATAGCCTGGGAGAAGGGCTCTGTGATTGGCCAAGAGTGACTTAAGCTCTGCTGTGGAGAGGATGGGGAGACCCGCCTCCCAGGAGTGAGTCCTGGATGCGGAAGAGGGAGCAGCAGGGGGAGTCAGGGCTGGAAAAGTCCCAGCCTGCTCAGAAGGCCTGGAACGCTGGGATAAGAGGTTGGACTTTGTCCTTTTGGCAGCAGGGGGCCACGGAAGGGTGTTGCATGCTGAAGGGCCGTGGTCAGCCTGTTTTGGGGAGACTGTACGCTTCACTCCTGCCCCCTGGAGCTTCCAGGACCGCCTCatatcctcccctccccccaaaaaaggtCAGGAATTGGGCTGGGCTGGCCTGGCTGTGGTGACCCTGGTCTTCTCCTGTCTCCAGAGAGATCTTGGTAGAGGAGAGCAACGTGCAGAGGGTGGACTCGCCAGTCACAGTGAGTACCTGCTGTCCCTGCAGAGCCAGGCCTGGTCTTTCAGGCACATGAAGTTTCCTCTTCATCTTGGGGGCTCTATAAGCCCAACCCTAAGCCTCTTTTATCTGTCCTTTCCCTCACCTTCAACGGAGCACTGCTAAAAGAAGTGGGGGTTGCTGtgcacgttggctcacacctgtgatcccagcattttgggagggcaaggtgggcacatcacttgaggttaggagttcgagaccagcctggccaacatggtgaaaccatttctactaaaaatacaaaaattagccacgcgtggtggcacgtgcctgtaatcccagctacttgggaggctgaggcaggagaatcgcttgaaccccggaggtggagattgcagtgagctgagatcaggccactgcactccagcctgggtaacagagggagactccgtctcaaaaaaaaaaaaaaaaaacaaacaggccgggcgcgacggctcacgcctgtaatcccagcactttgggaggccgaggcaggtggatcacgaggtcaggagatcgagaccatcctggctaacatgatgaaaccccatctctactaaaaatacaaaaaaattagccaggtgtggtggtggacacctgtagtcccagctactcgggaggctgaggcaggagaatgacgtgaacccaggaggcggagcttgcagtgagccgagatcgcgccactgcagtccaggctaggtgacagagcgagactccgtctaaaaaaaaaaaagaaagaaaggaaagaaaagaaagaggggttGTGGGAAAGGACTTTGGATTTGTTAGTGGAGATTCTTGGCCAGGGCAGAAGGACTCCTATTTGGCGAGTGATTCTGCTCACGTATCTCCAGTCTGTGTTAGTAACTTGATTCTGGGTACTTTGTGGGGAGTAGAGAGAGGAGGGGGCCGGGACATCTACCTGGAAGGACTTAGTTCTAGCTCTTGCCTACAGAATAGTTGGTACTCAGCATAGGACAGTGGGTATggttccagaccagactgactTGGGGTGGGAGAGGAGAATTTTGGTCCTAGGAAGTAGAAGTGCAGCCAAGAGTGATAAAGCTCACTAAAGCAGCGGGTGTTTGGAGGGTAGTCCCTGGCAACTCCCACTGCTTGAGTTCTAACCCCACTCTTCCTGTTCCCCAGGTGTGCGGCGACATCCATGGACAATTCTATGACCTCAAAGAGCTGTTCAGAGTAAGAGtgtggccaacactgtgaaatgtAACGGGGGGATGACTGGAAGACCCCTGTAATTGAGGGTGGGAGCCTTAATTTGGGGCATGGAGTGGGGGCAAGGGGCCCCAAGTTAGATGGGCGGTTGTGGAAGAAGGGCCTCCGCTGGACAGAAACAGGTAGTGGGTAGGGGACTGTTTATGACAGGGCAAAACTTTCTACTTCCCCACAGGTAGGTGGCGATGTCCCTGAGACCAACTACCTCTTCATGGGGGACTTTGTGGACCGTGGCTTCTATAGCGTCGAAACGTTCCTCCTGCTGCTGGCACTTAAGGTGGCAGTCCCCGGCTTCTGCACCCCCAACCTGGGTGACCTCGGGCCGGGCCTGTCTTAGTCCGTTCCACCCTCATCTCCTATCGTGACCAGCCCCACCTTGGAGCTGTGTCACTGGTGATGGACCAATTCTGCTTTTGGGGGTGGTCAGAGACTTGATGGGGGTTGAGGCCAGCGGGGCAGCATTCTGGGAGGGGCAGAGGCTCACTGTTGCGAATGTGGCAGGTCATTGATGCCACTGGTGGGAGAGGCAGTGTGGGGCCAGATGACAAAGGGCCTGGGTGCCTTGCTAGGGACCTGGTCTGTGTCTGGCAGGTGAAAGAAGAGCCATTAGGTTCATAGTTGAGGGAATGGGTCAGGTTTACATTATCTGGAGGGGTCGTGTGGGCCTGGGAGGTGGCTCATGCCACATGATTCAGGCAAGAGGTGCCAGGAGTGTGCTGGGCAGTGGTTGTGAGGATGGCATGAGGCTGGCGGGCATGAGGAGGTCAGAGAGGGATGTGTGGAGAGACCGTCTAGGCGCCAGCCCTGGCTTGGTGGCCACCCCCAGGTTCGCTATCCTGATCGCATCACGCTGATCCGGGGCAACCATGAGAGTCGCCAGATCACGCAGGTCTATGGCTTCTACGATGAGTGCCTGCGCAAGTACGGCTCGGTGACTGTGTGGCGCTACTGCACTGAGATCTTTGACTACCTCAGCCTGTCAGCCATCATCGATGGCAAGGTAAGCCAGCCCAGGGCTCCATGGgacagggagaggaggggggCTTCAGGCCTCAGCCCCGTCCTCTTTCCCTGCTCTCCCCTGTAGATCTTCTGCGTGCACGGGGGCCTCTCACCCTCCATCCAGACCCTGGATCAGATTCGGACAATCGACCGAAAGCAAGAGGTGCCTCATGATGGGCCCATGTGTGACCTCCTCTGGTCTGACCCAGAAGGTGAGGGCATGTGGGCAGGGGCAGGCAGGGACAGCCAGGAGGGATTGGGAAAGAGAGGGAGCAGGGCTGGTCTTCACTGTCACTCGTCCTCCACCTGCCAAATGGCTGGAACCttggaggaggagcagggaggcCTGCATGGCAGGTGCTTTGAGCACACAGTGGCTTGGGGCATGGCCCAGAGGGCTGTGGAGGACAACCAAGTCATGGCTCCCTGAAGTGAAGGGGCCTTAGAACATGACAGCAGCTTCTTCAGAGGTCAGAACCCCAGAATGGTAGCCCCCTGAGACCCCTCATTTTGTGGGTTTTCCACTAGTGTagagcagagctgagatttaaagTCAGGTCTTCTGAGGACCAGCCAGAGTTCCTGttgtcacatacacacacaggcacacacgcacaGGCAGCCTCTGCTCCagcgcaaacacacacacacatacacatagccTCTGCTCCATCATagccacacacacgcacacgaggcctctgctccatcacagccacacacatacagacacacacatgcagccGCTGCTCCACAGCCACTCCGGACCTCCCTGTGACAACACAGGGTGCCCTTCTGTCTCTGGGAGTGCCCCTTTCACTCTTATGTGCTGTTTGGACGGGGATTGTATGATCACTGTGATTATGAGGGGGCCCCAGGCATTGGGAGTTCTTTGTCCTCTGGAGCTTATCTGCCCCTACATTTGCTGTCCTGGTCCCCGCCATCTCACAGACCATATTCAGGCCCCATGCTCTGGTCCCACGGGCCTCTGGTGGACTTGGGGAGGGGCCAGGCTGCTCACCCTCAAGGGGCAGCGCGGGCAGCCAGAGAAGCCTGAGGACAtccctctccatccctccctttCCGCATCAGACACCACAGGCTGGGGCGTGAGCCCCCGAGGAGCCGGCTACCTATTTGGCAGTGATGTGGTGGCCCAGTTCAACGCAGCCAATGACATTGACATGATCTGCCGTGCCCACCAACTGGTGATGGAAGGTTACAAGTGGCACTTCAATGAGACCGTGCTCACTGTGTGGTCGGCACCCAACTACTGCTACCGGTGAGCCGGCTGGGCCGGGCTGGGATGGGCGGGCATCTGAGCCGAGCTGCTCCTGACCCTGCTGCCCCGCCTTCCAGCTGTGGGAATGTGGCAGCCATCTTGGAGCTGGACGAGCATCTCCAGAAAGATTTCATCATCTTTGAGGCTGCTCCCCAAGAGACACGGGGCATCCCCTCCAAGAAGCCCGTGGCCGACTACTTCCTGTGACCCCGCCCGGCCCCTGCCCCCTCCAACCCTTCTGGCCCTCGCACCACTGTGACTCTGCCATCTTCCTCAGACGGAGGCTGGGCGTGGCGGGGGCTGTCCTGGCTCTGCTGTCCCCCAAGAGGGTGCTTCGAGGGTGAGGACTTCTCTGGAGAGGCCTGGAGACCTAGCTCCatgttcctcctcctctctccccacttGAACCATGAAgtttccaataattttttttttctttttttccttcttttttctgtttgtttttagataaaaattttgagaaaaaaaatgaaaaaattctaataaaagaagaaaaatggttttTGGGTTTGTGCCAGACTTGGTTGGGAATGCACAGGGTTGCTGGCCTGGGACCTGGGGTGGACGTCAGGGCCTTGACTGCCTCAGGGCCCCGACCTGCCAGGAGGGCCAGGCTCAGGCCAGTCAGCTTGCCCACGGCCTCCAGGGGCCGCTGCCTGCTGGCTTCCCCAGCCCTAGGGAGAGGGCTCTGTTCTCATGGGCAGCCTTATCTTATTAACAGcgtacacacacaggcacacacagaatCACAGGATTCTGATTTCTCCATTTTCCTGAAGAGGAGATGGGCCTAGAGGGCCAGTGGATTTTGTGCTAGGTCAGGCAGCTGGAAACACAGGTCTAGATCTGGGCCTGGGTCTCCTAGCAAAGCCTTTGCTCACCCAGCCCCGCCCAGGGCCAAACACAGGAGCCCAGTGTTTCCTGAGCATGGATGGCTTTTGAGTTTTATTAACAAAAATACTCTGGTCCCAGAACAACAGACTGGTGTGGCCTGCACCAGTGTGTGTGCGGGGGTGGGGATTGAGCCCCTCCAGAGCCCATGGGGAGGCCCGGTAAGTGGGGATGCTGGTCTGTGGCCCCATTTGGCCAGGCAGAGCCCCTTCCATTCACACGGAGGTGAGAGCCGGGAAGGGGAAGCCGGCCCCAGCTGGACTCCCAGCAGCCTTGGTTAGGCTTTGAAGCCAGAGGGGGGTGGGAGTGAAATCAAGGTGTGAAGTTGGGGGGGTGGGTGGGCAGGCCCAAGGCGGCCATTTGGTGTGGGGGATGGGGCCGGTGGAGGTGAGGGGGCtccagggctgggggaagggagcgGGAGGTTTGTGATGGAGGCAGAGGGGCCCAGCAGTGGTTCAGTACATGGGTTTGGAGCCCACATCCAGATAGCCCCCAGGCGCGGTGTATGGTAGAGGGAAGGGGCCCCCTTGGAGAAAGTGCGGGGCAAAGGGTACCGCCGGCGGAGCCGCTGGGTACCCGGAGCCCCCTGACCCGTGCGGCAGCTCCAGAAATGCAGCCGAGTAGGGGGCTGAGCGCCCGGAGTCTGGAGCCTCCTGGAAGCTGGGGCTCCTGACATGGAGAGAGGGATGTCAGAGCAGGGCACAGGGACCCGCAGCCCCGCCTGGTCCCCTGTCCCACTCACCTGGTGGGAAGGTGACTGGGGGCCCCATGGAAAGCCGCAGGGTGCAGGAGGTAGGCCTCAGCACTGGGGCCACCACACAGAGGTGCCGGGGCAGCAGTGGCTTCCCCGGGGGCTGGGGCCTGTTCTGGATCTGATTCACGAATGTCTCCACCCAGGGTGGAGTCGCAGGGACCACCTGGTGTGtctggggagagggaagggagaggttGGGCTAGGGAGGATCCCTGTCTCAGGCCTGGCCCCATCGCCATCAGGACTACACTCACCTCCGCTCCCATAGGCCTCTGTGGCTGCTGGCTCTGGGCCCCGCAGTTTCCTCTTCACACGGGCGTCTCGCTCCCTGGGGAacagtggtggtgatgatgatgatgatggtgatggccaTGGTGATGGTAACAGTACTTACCCGGTGCCAGGCATTTCACCCTCCCAGGGACCCTGTCAGGTAGGGGCCatcattatacccattttatagatgaagaaactgaaggccagaaaaattaaataactagaaagtggcagagctggaattttgTCCCTGCTCAAGTTTGTCCATGCTTTCCTATTGTGTTTAGTATCAGTGGAAACTCCTTCCCAGTGGCAAGGCCAGGGCACAGTCTCACCTAGCTCATCTTTCTGCCCCATCTCCACTCTCAGCCTCTCTCTGGAATCCTCTTCTGTCCCCTCTTCACGGGCTGAacctgtcctttttcttttcatttttaaaatttgagatggggtcttgctatgttgcccaggctggagtgcagtggcacagtcacaggtcacagctcactgcagcctccaactcctgggctcaagtgatctttccatctcagcctccgaaagtgctgggactacaggcatgagccaccaaacctatCCTTGCCTCACTGCAAGCGCAAGTTCCTCAAGGAAGTCCTCCCTGACCTCCGAGAGCACACACCCCTCCCTCATAACATCCGTCACAGTTCTGCTTTTGCATTTGATGGAGTGACTCCTTGGTTCATGTCTGTCTCTTCTGACAAACTGGAAGCTACTTGAGGGCAGGGGCCAGCTCTGAGGTGCTGCACTTGGAACAGTTCCCATGGCCTTACGGAACCTTTACGGTCCGACATAACCTGgcttcccctcccctgcctgaCTCTTAGTCACTCCACTGCAGCCACGCCACAGGCACagccccacctcagggcctttgcacatgctgttcccactCCCTAGTGTGCTTTGCCAGATGCCCACCTGGCTCCCTCCCGTACTTCCTTCAGCTCTTTCTCAAGTGTCTTCTTCCCACTGAGGCCTTTCCAGGCCTCTTATCTAATACCTCACCCCAGTCCTTCCTATCTTTTCCTGgtttatttctcttctcctttttcttttttttctttttttttttgagagagagttttctttttctttcttttttttttttttgagaggaagttttgctcttgttgcctaggctggaatgcaatggcatgatctcgactcactgcaacctccacctcctgggttcaagagattctcctgcctcagcctcccaagtagttgggattacaggcatttgccaccatgcctggctaatttttgtatttttagtagagacagggtttcaccatgttggcaggctggtctcgaactcctggcctcaggtgatctgcccgcctcagcctcccagagtgctgggattacaggcgtgagccaccacacctggtctctcTTCTCTTTAGAATGGCTTCCTAAcagatgacattttatttatttctcttgtctgcttGTCTACTCTCCCCACTAGAAATCAGCTCCATGAGGGCCGGGGCTTtggtttgctttgtttgttttatctcCAGTGCCTGGAACTgtccctggcacatagcaggtactATATAAGTATTTGCTGAGTCAGTGAATGAATGTTTTCACTTACCACTGCATTTCTGAtgtccagcacagtgcctggcacacagtgagtgattaataaacatttgttgaatgcatgaacaaatgaatgaacaactCCCACCTCTTACAGTTTCTGCCGTTCTCCCGGAAGCCTTTGGCAAAGGGATTGGCTGCAATCTTCAGTTGTGTGATCTGGGGACACACATGCAGGGTCAAAGCAACTGTGGTCTGGGCAGGGGGCCACCACCCCTCAAGCAGGGTCACTCACCCGTGGGTTCTGGTAGGCTGTCACGGAGATGAATGTGGTCTCGGGGAAGCGGAAGGAGGCCATGCCCCCCCAGTGCTGGCTGCAGAGCTGGGCTGCCCGAACTAGGTGTATGCGGGGTTGGTACTTGTGCATGGAGTGCAGGATCAGCTGGGAGGGAGGAAATGGGAGTGATTCCCTGCCCTGCgcctcagccttggcctcccttcCAGCACCCCCCAACCCTATCCTGGAGTCCCAGCCTGGGCCTCACGTGGCCGTGGGGGTCCAGCGTGCTGTTGGTGAGCTTGACACGATGGAAAGACACAGGCTGCCGCATCCAATGTGCACCAGTGGCAGGAGAGTCGGGGTGAATGTAGACACGGTCGGGCAGGCGGGGCTCTGCCTTGCCGCTGGGCTCCCAGTGCCGGCCCTGCCAGCGGTAGCGAGCCCCATCCACCGGAATCACATCCAGAAGAAACAAGTAGCGGGCCTCGGGGTCCAGGCCAGTGACTGACACTCGGCAGGCAGGGAACATGCGCCTGTGCAAGGGAGGGGACAGGAGAGGCCTGGAGCTACCCACTGGCCAGGGGTGGGCCCAGCACCAGTAACGGGACATAGCAACGGGCTCCCCAGAGCTGTCAGAGAAACATCAAAGGAGGTGGAATTAGAACCCAGAGGGCAGGCTGgaggctgtggctcacacctctaatccctatactttgggaggccaaggtgggaggatctcttgagtcaggaattcaagaccagcctgggcaacataaaagaccccatctctacaaaaaaattaaaaaattagccaggcatggtggtgcacactgatagtcccagttactacagaggctgaggcgggagggtcacttgagcctgggaagtcaagactacagtgagccacaattgcaccactgcactccagcctgggcaacagggcaagacactgtctctgaaaaaggaaaaagggccgggcgcagtggctcatgcctataatctcagcactttaggaagccgaggtgaaaggatcatgaggtcagaagtttgagaccagcctggccaatatggtgaaacaccgtctctactaaaactacaaaaattagccgggtgtggtggtgtgtgcctatagtcccagctactcgggaggctgaggcaggagaattgcttgaatccaggaagcagaggttgtggtgagctgacgagatcgcgccactacactccagcctgggcaacagagcgagactccatctcaaaaaaaaaaaaaaaaaaaaaaaaaaaaaaagaacccagagGGCGGAATCTTAGAGCTGGAAGGTTTTCTTGTCTCATTTTACATTTGGGGAAACAGGACAGACGGGTTAAGTGATCTGTCACACAGCAGGTTAGGAACAGAGCCATGACTCCTACCCCTCAAAGCCTATTTGCAGAAGCAGGGGTGACTAACTTTTTTGCTAGGAGCTTTCTGTCCccaccctcctctcctcccctgatCTGCAGCACCAGAATCTGCAGCTCTTAGATGAATTTGCTTTAGAAAAAATATACCCTGCCTGCAGTAGGGCCGAGGACTTTCCATGCTAGGGCTTGAGCTCCTGCCCCAGATAAAGACCTCATCTAAGGTCAAACACTGACTGTGTCCCTGCC
Proteins encoded in this region:
- the PPP4C gene encoding serine/threonine-protein phosphatase 4 catalytic subunit isoform X1; the protein is MAEISDLDRQIEQLRRCELIKESEVKALCAKAREILVEESNVQRVDSPVTVCGDIHGQFYDLKELFRVGGDVPETNYLFMGDFVDRGFYSVETFLLLLALKVRYPDRITLIRGNHESRQITQVYGFYDECLRKYGSVTVWRYCTEIFDYLSLSAIIDGKIFCVHGGLSPSIQTLDQIRTIDRKQEVPHDGPMCDLLWSDPEDTTGWGVSPRGAGYLFGSDVVAQFNAANDIDMICRAHQLVMEGYKWHFNETVLTVWSAPNYCYRCGNVAAILELDEHLQKDFIIFEAAPQETRGIPSKKPVADYFL
- the PPP4C gene encoding serine/threonine-protein phosphatase 4 catalytic subunit isoform X2, with protein sequence MAEISDLDRQIEQLRRCELIKESEVKALCAKAREILVEESNVQRVDSPVTVCGDIHGQFYDLKELFRVRYPDRITLIRGNHESRQITQVYGFYDECLRKYGSVTVWRYCTEIFDYLSLSAIIDGKIFCVHGGLSPSIQTLDQIRTIDRKQEVPHDGPMCDLLWSDPEDTTGWGVSPRGAGYLFGSDVVAQFNAANDIDMICRAHQLVMEGYKWHFNETVLTVWSAPNYCYRCGNVAAILELDEHLQKDFIIFEAAPQETRGIPSKKPVADYFL
- the PPP4C gene encoding serine/threonine-protein phosphatase 4 catalytic subunit isoform X3, coding for MGDFVDRGFYSVETFLLLLALKVRYPDRITLIRGNHESRQITQVYGFYDECLRKYGSVTVWRYCTEIFDYLSLSAIIDGKIFCVHGGLSPSIQTLDQIRTIDRKQEVPHDGPMCDLLWSDPEDTTGWGVSPRGAGYLFGSDVVAQFNAANDIDMICRAHQLVMEGYKWHFNETVLTVWSAPNYCYRCGNVAAILELDEHLQKDFIIFEAAPQETRGIPSKKPVADYFL
- the TBX6 gene encoding T-box transcription factor TBX6, whose product is MYHPRELYPSLGAGYRLGPAQPGADSSFPPALAEGYRYPELDTPKLDCFLSGMEAAPRTLAAHPPLPLLPPAMGTEPAPSAPEALHSLPGVSLSLENRELWKEFSSVGTEMIITKAGRRMFPACRVSVTGLDPEARYLFLLDVIPVDGARYRWQGRHWEPSGKAEPRLPDRVYIHPDSPATGAHWMRQPVSFHRVKLTNSTLDPHGHLILHSMHKYQPRIHLVRAAQLCSQHWGGMASFRFPETTFISVTAYQNPRITQLKIAANPFAKGFRENGRNCKRERDARVKRKLRGPEPAATEAYGSGDTPGGPCDSTLGGDIRESDPEQAPAPGEATAAPAPLCGGPSAEAYLLHPAAFHGAPSHLPTRSPSFQEAPDSGRSAPYSAAFLELPHGSGGSGYPAAPPAVPFAPHFLQGGPFPLPYTAPGGYLDVGSKPMY